From Chryseobacterium salivictor, a single genomic window includes:
- the amaB gene encoding L-piperidine-6-carboxylate dehydrogenase, with translation MSHTNQDFGIEKSLSNLGIAKENKGVSSGGNYFANGDLLESYSPTDGKLIAKVITANSNDYDQVIEKAKKAYLEFRQIPAPKRGELVRQFGLKLREYKDDLGKLVSYEMGKSLQEGLGEVQEMIDICDFAVGLSRQLHGYTMHSERPGHRMYEQYHPLGIIGIISAFNFPVAVWSWNTALAWICGNVTIWKPSEKTPLCGIACQNIINEVLKENNLPEGISTMIVGDHQIGDKMVNDKNVALISFTGSTKVGRIVGTNVAQRFGKSILELGGNNAIIITENADLDMSIIGAVFGAVGTAGQRCTSTRRLIIHENVYDEVKNRLVKAYGQIKIGNPLDENNHVGPLIDKDAVKQYQDSIEKCKKEGGKFVVEGSVLEGENYESGCYVKPCIAEVQNSYEIVQHETFAPILYIMKYKTLEEAIAMQNDVPQGLSSAIMTTDMRQAELFLSQNGSDCGIANVNIGTSGAEIGGAFGGEKETGGGRESGSDVWKYYMRRQTNTINYTDSLPLAQGIKFDL, from the coding sequence ATGTCCCATACAAATCAGGATTTTGGAATCGAAAAATCCCTTTCTAATTTAGGTATTGCAAAAGAAAATAAAGGCGTCTCTTCTGGTGGAAATTACTTTGCCAATGGCGATTTACTCGAAAGTTATTCCCCAACAGACGGAAAATTAATTGCTAAAGTGATCACTGCAAATTCAAACGATTATGATCAGGTAATCGAAAAGGCTAAAAAAGCCTATTTAGAATTTCGCCAAATTCCCGCTCCGAAAAGGGGAGAATTGGTTCGTCAGTTCGGTTTAAAACTTCGGGAATATAAGGACGATTTAGGAAAACTGGTTTCCTATGAAATGGGAAAATCGCTTCAGGAAGGGCTTGGTGAAGTTCAGGAAATGATCGATATCTGTGATTTCGCAGTTGGTTTATCGCGTCAACTTCACGGTTACACGATGCATTCTGAACGTCCTGGACATAGAATGTACGAACAGTATCATCCGCTTGGAATTATTGGAATTATTTCCGCATTCAATTTCCCGGTGGCAGTTTGGTCTTGGAATACCGCTTTGGCGTGGATTTGCGGAAACGTAACCATTTGGAAACCTTCAGAAAAAACACCCCTTTGCGGAATTGCCTGTCAAAATATTATCAATGAAGTTTTAAAAGAAAATAACCTTCCGGAAGGAATTTCTACCATGATTGTGGGCGATCATCAAATTGGTGACAAAATGGTGAACGATAAAAATGTTGCCTTGATTTCTTTCACCGGTTCTACGAAAGTTGGAAGAATCGTGGGAACGAATGTTGCGCAACGTTTCGGCAAATCAATTCTTGAACTGGGTGGAAATAATGCGATTATCATTACCGAGAATGCCGATTTGGATATGTCGATTATCGGTGCAGTTTTCGGCGCAGTGGGAACTGCGGGACAAAGATGTACTTCTACAAGAAGATTAATTATCCATGAAAATGTATATGATGAAGTGAAAAACCGTCTGGTAAAAGCCTACGGACAAATAAAAATCGGAAATCCTTTAGATGAAAATAATCATGTTGGACCTTTGATTGACAAAGATGCCGTAAAACAATATCAGGATTCCATTGAAAAATGTAAAAAAGAAGGTGGGAAATTCGTAGTTGAAGGCAGCGTTTTGGAAGGAGAGAATTACGAGTCCGGTTGTTACGTAAAACCGTGTATCGCAGAAGTTCAAAACTCTTATGAAATCGTGCAGCACGAAACTTTTGCCCCGATTCTTTATATTATGAAATACAAAACTTTGGAGGAAGCAATCGCAATGCAGAACGATGTTCCTCAAGGTTTAAGTTCTGCGATTATGACCACTGATATGCGTCAGGCAGAATTATTCCTTTCACAAAATGGTTCCGATTGTGGAATTGCCAACGTGAATATCGGAACTTCCGGTGCAGAAATCGGTGGTGCTTTTGGTGGTGAAAAAGAAACTGGCGGTGGCAGAGAATCCGGTTCCGATGTTTGGAAATATTACATGAGAAGACAAACCAATACCATTAATTATACCGACAGTTTGCCTTTGGCGCAGGGAATTAAATTTGATCTGTAA
- a CDS encoding GNAT family N-acetyltransferase, with the protein MNFSIQPTLENENIELLPLKETDFERVYTVASDPEVWAMHPNKERYKREVFQNFFKGALESKGAFLIIDKHSEEVLGSTRFYDFNENDKSIFIGYTFYGTKSWGKNINASAKKMMLDYIFQFVEKVIFHVGKDNIRSVKAMNKLGAENLGEEEVAYFGEASKTNVVFQIKKEDWKSKQTLS; encoded by the coding sequence ATGAATTTCTCCATTCAACCCACTTTAGAAAACGAAAATATCGAATTGCTTCCTTTAAAGGAAACTGACTTCGAAAGAGTATACACGGTCGCTTCTGACCCGGAAGTTTGGGCAATGCATCCCAATAAAGAAAGGTATAAAAGAGAAGTTTTTCAGAATTTTTTCAAAGGAGCATTGGAAAGCAAAGGTGCTTTTTTAATCATCGACAAGCATTCAGAGGAAGTTTTAGGAAGTACACGGTTTTATGATTTTAATGAAAATGATAAAAGCATTTTTATTGGTTATACTTTTTACGGCACTAAATCTTGGGGAAAGAACATCAATGCAAGTGCAAAAAAAATGATGTTGGATTATATTTTTCAATTCGTTGAAAAAGTGATTTTCCATGTTGGGAAAGATAATATCCGGTCTGTAAAAGCGATGAATAAATTAGGTGCAGAAAATTTGGGTGAGGAAGAAGTGGCCTATTTTGGCGAAGCTTCGAAAACAAATGTCGTTTTTCAAATCAAAAAAGAGGATTGGAAAAGCAAGCAGACTCTTTCTTGA
- a CDS encoding bifunctional transcriptional activator/DNA repair enzyme AdaA has protein sequence MELSDQIMYQASFDKNPDFEGVFWMGVKTTGIFCRPTCTARKPKPENVEFFQNTKEAILKGYRPCKVCKPLENPDETPEYIQKILEELRENPSLKFKDFDLIQRGLEPATIRRWFQKNHGMTFQSFQRMFRLNTAFKKIQQGENIMETAYNSGFESLSGFNESFKTIFGVSPKNSKTQRIIDLKRIETPIGTMYAAAVEEGICMLEFTDRKMLETEFTDLAKSLNATIVQGDNLHFKTLEKELSEYFAGNRTEFTVPLSPVGTEFQKSVWNVLLKIPYGETWTYRKQSEVLGDAKKVRAVANANGMNKISILIPCHRVIGSNGTLTGYGGGIWRKQKLLELEKAILF, from the coding sequence ATGGAACTTTCAGACCAAATCATGTATCAAGCTTCATTCGACAAAAATCCTGATTTCGAGGGTGTTTTTTGGATGGGTGTAAAAACCACCGGGATTTTTTGCCGGCCAACCTGTACGGCAAGAAAACCCAAACCCGAAAATGTGGAGTTTTTCCAAAATACAAAAGAGGCCATTTTAAAAGGATATCGACCTTGCAAAGTTTGTAAGCCACTGGAAAATCCAGATGAAACACCGGAATATATTCAGAAAATTTTAGAAGAATTAAGAGAAAATCCTTCTCTGAAATTCAAAGATTTTGATTTGATTCAGCGCGGGCTGGAACCTGCGACCATCAGAAGATGGTTTCAGAAAAATCACGGAATGACGTTTCAAAGTTTTCAAAGAATGTTCCGGTTAAATACAGCGTTTAAAAAAATACAGCAAGGCGAAAATATTATGGAAACTGCTTACAACAGCGGTTTTGAAAGTCTGAGCGGTTTTAATGAAAGTTTCAAAACCATATTTGGCGTTTCTCCCAAAAATTCAAAAACGCAGAGAATCATTGATTTAAAAAGAATCGAAACGCCCATCGGAACCATGTACGCCGCGGCAGTGGAAGAGGGAATTTGTATGCTCGAATTTACCGACAGAAAAATGTTGGAAACAGAATTCACCGATTTGGCAAAATCATTAAATGCAACGATCGTTCAAGGTGATAATCTACATTTTAAAACTTTGGAAAAAGAACTTTCAGAATATTTCGCAGGAAACAGAACCGAATTTACCGTTCCACTTTCTCCTGTAGGAACCGAATTTCAGAAAAGTGTCTGGAATGTTTTACTAAAAATCCCTTACGGCGAAACCTGGACGTACAGAAAACAATCTGAAGTTTTAGGTGATGCGAAAAAAGTCCGTGCCGTGGCCAATGCGAATGGAATGAACAAAATTTCTATTTTAATTCCGTGTCATCGGGTTATTGGTAGCAACGGAACTTTAACCGGTTATGGTGGCGGAATCTGGCGCAAACAGAAATTACTGGAACTGGAAAAAGCGATTCTTTTCTAA
- a CDS encoding DUF2911 domain-containing protein, with translation MKKLFVTVFLSLSFLGFSQFSIPAASPSQKVVQQFSMTKISIDYSRPGVKGRKVFGELVPYGKVWRAGANSATKITFEQNVNFGGKDVMAGTYGLFIIPTEKEWKVILNKDSQQWGAYSFDEKQNVVEVTVPARKLSDKQEWFEISLMPVDIHSVDLVFKWDMVKAVVPVKEAKPETVAKIIDKLTEIKQIEKEAAAKK, from the coding sequence ATGAAAAAATTATTCGTTACCGTCTTTTTATCGCTTTCTTTTTTGGGGTTTTCCCAGTTTAGTATTCCAGCGGCAAGTCCGAGCCAAAAGGTTGTCCAGCAGTTCTCTATGACCAAGATTTCTATAGATTACAGCAGACCTGGTGTGAAGGGAAGGAAGGTATTTGGCGAACTCGTTCCTTACGGGAAAGTTTGGCGTGCCGGTGCAAATTCCGCGACCAAAATTACCTTTGAACAAAATGTTAACTTTGGTGGAAAAGATGTAATGGCAGGAACTTACGGTCTCTTTATCATTCCAACAGAAAAGGAGTGGAAAGTTATTTTAAACAAAGATTCCCAACAGTGGGGCGCTTATAGTTTTGATGAAAAACAGAACGTAGTTGAAGTAACCGTTCCCGCGCGGAAATTGAGTGACAAACAGGAATGGTTCGAGATTTCCTTAATGCCGGTTGACATTCATTCCGTTGATTTGGTTTTTAAATGGGATATGGTGAAAGCAGTAGTTCCAGTGAAAGAAGCCAAGCCCGAAACAGTCGCCAAAATCATCGACAAACTCACTGAAATAAAGCAGATTGAAAAAGAGGCAGCTGCAAAAAAATAA
- a CDS encoding fasciclin domain-containing protein yields the protein MNFSKITAAALALTMTLAIGNNANAQTMAKKEKTVMVGGAAMYPTKNIIENAVNSKDHTTLVAAVKAAGLVETLESKGPFTVFAPTNEAFDKLPAGTVATLLKPENKATLSKVLTYHVVPGRISAKDLWMWTKKNGGKYMAKTVEGEKLTFWTKGKDLYIKDAKGNSAKITIADVNQSNGVIHVIDTVLMP from the coding sequence ATGAACTTTTCAAAAATCACAGCAGCGGCTTTAGCATTAACAATGACTTTAGCCATCGGGAACAACGCCAACGCTCAAACAATGGCAAAAAAAGAAAAAACAGTAATGGTCGGGGGAGCAGCAATGTATCCTACGAAAAACATCATTGAAAATGCGGTGAATTCGAAAGACCATACTACTTTAGTAGCCGCAGTAAAAGCAGCCGGATTAGTGGAAACATTAGAAAGCAAAGGGCCTTTTACAGTTTTTGCGCCTACCAACGAAGCGTTCGATAAATTACCTGCAGGAACAGTAGCCACGTTATTGAAACCTGAAAACAAAGCGACGCTTTCCAAAGTTTTAACCTACCACGTTGTTCCGGGAAGAATTTCTGCCAAAGATCTCTGGATGTGGACCAAGAAAAACGGTGGAAAATACATGGCCAAAACGGTAGAAGGAGAAAAACTGACTTTCTGGACCAAAGGTAAAGACCTGTATATTAAAGATGCAAAAGGAAATTCTGCAAAAATTACGATTGCAGATGTTAACCAGTCAAATGGCGTAATTCACGTGATCGACACGGTTTTAATGCCATAG
- the msrB gene encoding peptide-methionine (R)-S-oxide reductase MsrB gives MKNLIKISAIFLVGTLGFQKMEAQRIQNVKGKNIVNPYYSRTDTQILKVPNSTWKKVLNADLYSVSRLNETEMANTGKYNKFDGRGTYYCAACGNALFRSDAKFASTCGWPSFFETIRPKSVIYKKDESYNMVRTEVRCGRCDAHLGHLFDDGPTASKKRFCMNSISLEFEPMVKKSK, from the coding sequence ATGAAAAATTTAATTAAAATATCAGCAATCTTTTTAGTCGGGACATTAGGTTTTCAGAAAATGGAGGCACAAAGAATTCAGAATGTAAAAGGGAAAAATATTGTGAATCCTTATTACTCGAGAACAGATACCCAAATTTTAAAAGTTCCGAATTCAACCTGGAAAAAAGTTCTGAACGCCGATCTTTATTCTGTTTCCCGGCTGAACGAAACCGAAATGGCCAATACCGGGAAGTATAATAAATTCGATGGAAGAGGAACATACTACTGCGCGGCCTGTGGAAATGCACTCTTCAGATCTGATGCAAAATTCGCAAGTACTTGTGGCTGGCCAAGTTTTTTTGAAACCATTCGTCCAAAATCAGTTATATATAAAAAAGATGAGTCTTATAATATGGTAAGAACTGAAGTCCGGTGTGGAAGATGCGACGCGCATTTGGGTCACTTGTTCGATGACGGTCCAACAGCTTCAAAAAAGAGGTTCTGCATGAATTCAATTTCACTGGAATTTGAACCGATGGTGAAAAAATCGAAATAA
- a CDS encoding RNA polymerase sigma factor, translating to MTKEILSPDQILSLLLSRDEKGFNYLYKNYSGALYGVIIRIVRYEEEANEVLQDVFVKIWNSVKSFDSNKASLYTWMLNIARNSAIDRLKSKSFQNDLQNQSLPDFVNDHATLSTEQQHEFNEIQKGVNTLREDYRILINKAYFGGFTQEEISEELGIPLGTVKTRTRAALLELKNILKEFKFIFLFFFIK from the coding sequence GTGACAAAAGAAATCCTTTCACCAGATCAAATTCTGTCTTTACTGTTAAGTAGAGATGAAAAGGGTTTTAATTATTTGTACAAAAATTATTCTGGCGCTCTTTATGGGGTGATTATCAGGATTGTCCGGTACGAAGAAGAAGCCAATGAAGTTTTGCAGGATGTCTTCGTTAAAATCTGGAATTCTGTAAAAAGTTTCGACTCTAATAAAGCTTCATTATATACCTGGATGCTTAACATAGCGCGAAATTCAGCCATCGACCGTTTAAAATCAAAATCTTTTCAGAACGATTTACAAAACCAAAGTCTCCCCGATTTCGTAAATGACCATGCGACACTTTCTACGGAACAGCAACATGAGTTCAACGAAATACAGAAAGGAGTAAATACTTTACGTGAAGATTACAGAATCCTGATCAACAAAGCCTATTTCGGTGGATTTACGCAGGAAGAAATTTCGGAAGAACTCGGCATTCCTTTGGGAACCGTAAAAACCAGAACCAGAGCGGCATTATTAGAACTAAAAAATATATTGAAAGAATTTAAATTTATTTTTTTATTTTTTTTCATTAAATAA
- a CDS encoding anti-sigma factor has protein sequence MDIKTYISSGVIEAYAMGNLSSEESSILECVMKNNTEVQEAVFAAQQTFEQLATQQAITPPAHLEELIRSKITFGNEEIETIPLQQKGTVNTLNNNFSAWMKAASVAVLFGLGYLGYEVNSKNSQLQEIAKNNLELSTKVSTLEEMNSIVMNSRKIELKGVENHPNMLADVYWHTSKKVFLEIKNLPAAPAGKQYQLWAIVNGKPVDMGMYNAKKDSAVQEMKSVNNAQAFAITLEKEGGNPTPTMEEMYVMGTI, from the coding sequence GTGGATATTAAAACTTACATATCATCAGGCGTTATCGAAGCTTATGCGATGGGAAATCTTTCCAGCGAAGAATCTTCTATTTTGGAATGTGTGATGAAAAACAACACAGAAGTTCAGGAAGCGGTCTTCGCGGCACAGCAAACTTTTGAGCAACTGGCTACTCAGCAGGCGATTACTCCACCTGCTCATTTAGAGGAACTTATCCGAAGTAAAATTACATTCGGAAATGAAGAAATAGAAACAATTCCTTTACAACAAAAAGGAACAGTTAATACCTTAAACAATAATTTCTCTGCCTGGATGAAAGCCGCTTCTGTAGCCGTTTTATTTGGACTGGGTTATTTGGGATATGAAGTGAACTCGAAGAACAGTCAACTTCAGGAAATCGCAAAAAACAACCTGGAACTTTCAACTAAAGTTTCCACTTTGGAAGAAATGAATTCGATTGTAATGAATTCCCGAAAAATAGAACTGAAAGGCGTAGAAAACCATCCGAATATGTTGGCTGATGTTTACTGGCATACTTCGAAAAAAGTGTTTCTTGAAATCAAAAATCTACCGGCCGCACCTGCGGGGAAACAATACCAACTTTGGGCAATTGTCAATGGCAAACCCGTAGATATGGGAATGTATAATGCCAAAAAAGACTCTGCCGTTCAGGAGATGAAATCGGTAAATAATGCTCAGGCATTCGCAATAACTTTAGAAAAAGAAGGCGGAAATCCTACGCCAACGATGGAAGAAATGTATGTGATGGGAACGATTTAA